The Macaca fascicularis isolate 582-1 chromosome 12, T2T-MFA8v1.1 genome has a segment encoding these proteins:
- the LOC107126918 gene encoding putative uncharacterized protein FLJ44553 — protein MLEGVSNEFHHFGISLPLKICLHLGWDEGLVEGWVVRLCQGIGKSICSSCQLFEEAPTQMSTVPSGLPLPILLHLCLLPVCMAHLCPASPCYFGAIPGSGKFYRLTTYSLSSLQLAASLRHRGREVGKDPPYPGLCPLTFHPSFFSLVEGCVSSLPGKPLSPQTIFFQILWLYSKSSLVL, from the coding sequence ATGTTGGAAGGTGTCAGCAATGAATTTCATCATTTTGGTATTTCTCTACCTTTAAAGATATGTTTACATTTGGGGTGGGATGAAGGCTTGGTGGAGGGGTGGGTGGTTAGGTTGTGCCAAGGTATTGGGAAATCCATTTGTTCCTCATGTCAGCTGTTTGAGGAGgcaccaacccagatgtccacaGTTCCTTCTGGCCTTCCTTTACCAATACTGCTGCACCTGTGCCTGCTTCCTGTTTGCATGGCCCATTTGTGCCCAGCATCTCCCTGCTATTTTGGGGCCATTCCAGGGTCTGGGAAGTTCTATAGGCTTACAACATACAGTCTTTCTTCTCTCCAGCTTGCTGCCTCCCTAAGACACAGAGGTAGAGAAGTAGGAAAAGACCCACCCTACCCAGGCCTTTGCCCTCTCACTTTTCATCCATCCTTCTTCTCACTGGTGGAGGGATGTGTTTCTAGTCTTCCAGGGAAGCCCCTCTCTCCTCAAACCATTTTCTTCCAAATACTTTGGCTTTATTCCAAATCCTCTCTAGTCCTCTGA